The following coding sequences lie in one Pseudomonas syringae CC1557 genomic window:
- the tnpC gene encoding IS66 family transposase, protein MNSVPENLPDDPVLLKQLLGQMFDERQLDKGKIIRLQEQNALLLQRLFGRKSEQTADAATPQLALFNEVESVIEPVDEASDEEVVAPTRRRGKRKPLPADLPRVEVIHELHEHELTCVCGCRKHTIGEEVSEQLEIVPMQIRVIKHIRKVYACRDCETAPVTADKPAQVIEKSMASPSVLAMLLTTKYVDGLPLHRFEKVLGRHGMDIPRQTLARWVIQCGEHLQPLLNLMRDRLLESRVIHCDETRVQVNKEPDREPASQSWMWVQTGGPPNQPVVLFDYSTSRAQEVPTRLLEGYRGYLMTDDYAGYNALGAQAGVERLGCWAHARRKFVEAQKVQPKGKTGRADVALNLINKLYGIERALKEGSDEQRYEARQQNSVPVLTQLHTWMEKTLPHVTAQNALGKAISYLASNWQKLLRYTEAGFLPIDNNAAERAIRPFVIGRKNWLFSDTPKGAKASAQLYSLVETAKANGQEPYAWLRHALERLPLATSVEDYEALLPWNCTPRLHS, encoded by the coding sequence ATGAATTCCGTGCCCGAAAACCTTCCAGATGATCCCGTTCTGCTCAAGCAACTGCTTGGGCAGATGTTCGACGAGCGTCAGTTGGATAAGGGAAAGATTATTCGGCTACAAGAACAGAATGCCCTCCTGCTTCAGCGTTTGTTCGGACGTAAGTCCGAGCAAACAGCTGATGCGGCAACGCCGCAACTGGCCCTCTTCAATGAAGTAGAAAGCGTCATCGAGCCTGTGGACGAAGCTTCAGATGAAGAGGTCGTTGCTCCGACCAGGCGCCGTGGCAAGCGCAAACCTTTGCCTGCCGATTTACCCCGCGTCGAAGTCATCCACGAACTGCATGAGCACGAACTGACCTGCGTTTGTGGCTGCCGCAAACACACCATTGGCGAAGAAGTCAGCGAGCAGCTTGAAATCGTGCCGATGCAGATCCGCGTGATCAAACACATCCGAAAAGTCTATGCCTGCCGCGACTGCGAAACAGCCCCGGTCACTGCTGATAAACCTGCGCAAGTGATCGAGAAGAGCATGGCCAGCCCTAGCGTTTTGGCGATGCTGCTTACCACTAAATATGTAGATGGTTTACCGCTTCACCGCTTTGAAAAAGTGTTGGGCCGCCACGGCATGGATATTCCTCGACAAACGTTGGCGCGCTGGGTGATTCAGTGCGGCGAGCATCTGCAACCCTTGCTCAACTTGATGCGGGATCGACTGCTGGAAAGTCGTGTCATCCACTGCGATGAGACGCGAGTGCAGGTTAATAAAGAGCCTGATCGAGAGCCCGCCAGTCAATCCTGGATGTGGGTACAAACTGGAGGCCCGCCTAATCAGCCTGTTGTTCTTTTCGACTACTCAACCAGCCGTGCGCAGGAGGTACCGACGCGCCTGCTAGAAGGCTATCGTGGCTACTTGATGACTGATGATTACGCCGGTTACAACGCGCTTGGAGCGCAAGCCGGTGTCGAGCGCTTGGGTTGTTGGGCGCATGCTCGTCGCAAGTTCGTAGAAGCACAAAAAGTGCAGCCCAAGGGCAAAACCGGGCGGGCTGATGTTGCCCTGAATTTGATCAACAAGCTTTACGGTATCGAGCGGGCGTTGAAAGAAGGCAGCGATGAGCAGCGTTATGAAGCTCGCCAGCAAAACAGCGTACCGGTGCTGACTCAGTTGCACACCTGGATGGAGAAAACGCTGCCTCACGTCACGGCGCAAAATGCGCTGGGTAAGGCGATCAGTTATCTAGCCAGCAACTGGCAAAAGCTGCTGCGCTATACCGAAGCTGGATTTTTGCCCATCGACAACAATGCGGCAGAGCGTGCGATCAGACCGTTTGTGATCGGACGCAAGAACTGGCTATTCAGCGATACCCCCAAGGGTGCCAAGGCCAGTGCTCAACTCTACAGCTTGGTCGAGACGGCTAAAGCCAACGGCCAGGAGCCCTATGCGTGGCTGCGCCACGCATTAGAACGGCTACCACTGGCGACCTCGGTTGAAGATTACGAAGCCTTGCTGCCGTGGAACTGTACGCCTCGTTTGCATTCCTAG
- a CDS encoding IS5 family transposase gives MKQISFADAEYAGKRKQTRRERFLIEMDQVVPWKGLIEPHYPKGEGGRPAYPLMAMLRVHLMQNWFGYSDPAMEESLYETTILHQFAGLHLDRIPDETTILNFRRLLEKHELAGGILQVINGYLGDRGLLLRQGTVVDATIIHAPSSTKNKDGKRDPEMHQTKKGNQYFFGMKAHIGVDAESGLVHSVVGTAANVADVTQVDQLLHGEETYVSGDAGYTGVEKRPEHQGRQMIWSIAARPSRYKKHAKKSLIGRMRRKIEYAKAQVRAKVEHPFRVIKRQFGYTKVRFRGLLKNTAQQTTLFALSNLWMMRKRLLSAGEVRL, from the coding sequence ATGAAACAGATCTCCTTCGCTGACGCCGAATACGCTGGAAAACGTAAACAGACCCGCCGTGAACGCTTCCTGATCGAGATGGATCAGGTCGTGCCTTGGAAAGGCTTGATCGAGCCGCACTATCCAAAGGGCGAAGGTGGGCGTCCGGCATACCCGTTGATGGCAATGCTGCGGGTTCATCTGATGCAAAACTGGTTCGGTTATAGCGATCCGGCGATGGAAGAGTCCCTCTACGAGACCACGATTCTGCACCAGTTTGCCGGGCTGCATCTGGATCGGATTCCAGACGAAACCACGATCCTCAACTTCCGCCGACTGCTGGAAAAGCATGAACTGGCTGGCGGGATTTTGCAGGTTATCAACGGCTATCTTGGCGACCGTGGTTTGTTGCTGCGCCAGGGCACCGTGGTCGATGCGACGATCATCCATGCGCCCAGCTCGACGAAGAACAAGGACGGCAAGCGCGACCCTGAAATGCACCAGACGAAGAAAGGAAATCAATATTTCTTTGGGATGAAAGCGCACATCGGTGTGGATGCCGAATCCGGTTTGGTGCACAGCGTGGTGGGCACGGCGGCGAATGTGGCGGACGTAACCCAGGTCGATCAGTTACTGCACGGAGAAGAAACTTACGTCTCTGGCGACGCCGGTTACACTGGCGTCGAAAAACGTCCCGAGCATCAAGGTCGTCAAATGATCTGGTCGATTGCAGCGCGGCCGAGCCGTTATAAAAAGCATGCAAAGAAGAGCCTGATCGGGCGCATGCGTCGCAAAATCGAATACGCGAAGGCCCAAGTGCGAGCCAAGGTTGAACATCCATTTCGCGTGATCAAACGCCAGTTTGGCTATACGAAAGTGCGCTTCCGAGGCCTGCTGAAAAACACGGCGCAGCAGACCACGTTGTTTGCTCTGTCGAACCTGTGGATGATGCGAAAGCGATTGCTGAGCGCGGGAGAGGTGCGCCTGTAA
- a CDS encoding GNAT family N-acetyltransferase has protein sequence MITIRTMTMDDYDAVIELMSNTPGISIRDADSRESTARYLERNPGMSFVAEADGGLCGCVMCGHDGRRGYLQHLVVLPEYRRRGIAKDLVERCLGCLEAVGIYKCHLDVLKGNEAAGRYWLGQGWVLREDIDRYSMVRRGGGNV, from the coding sequence ATGATCACGATTAGAACCATGACGATGGACGACTACGACGCCGTTATCGAACTCATGAGCAATACACCAGGCATCTCGATTCGCGATGCCGACTCACGCGAATCGACCGCACGTTATCTGGAACGCAACCCCGGCATGAGCTTTGTGGCTGAGGCAGATGGTGGTTTATGCGGCTGTGTCATGTGTGGGCACGACGGTCGCCGGGGGTATTTGCAGCATTTGGTGGTGCTGCCTGAGTATCGGCGGCGGGGGATAGCGAAAGACCTGGTTGAGCGGTGTCTTGGGTGTCTGGAGGCAGTGGGGATTTATAAGTGTCATCTGGATGTGTTGAAGGGGAATGAGGCGGCTGGGCGGTATTGGTTGGGGCAAGGGTGGGTTTTGCGGGAGGATATTGATCGGTATTCGATGGTGCGGCGGGGTGGGGGGAATGTTTGA
- the nhaA gene encoding Na+/H+ antiporter NhaA produces MHKPTPRTESPNALAFITRFFAAESAGGLILMAAALAALIVANSPLADSYFAALHAVVAGLSVSHWINDGLMAIFFMLVGLEIKREMLAGQLASWSQRALPGFAALGGMVVPALIYVAFNWGQPDTIGGWAIPAATDIAFALGVLSLLGKRVPLSLKIFLSALAILDDLGAVLIIALFYTSDLSIPMLLAAFASIAVLVALNRLGVKKLLPYLIIGALLWFFMLQSGIHATLAGVALALCIPLGKPDEEASSPLLHLEEKLHPWVAFAVVPIFGFANAGVSLSGITAEKLVDPVPLGVALGLLIGKQVGIFALAALAIRAGLARLPDGSNWGQLYGVAALCGIGFTMSLFIGALAFPGSPELVDEVKVGVLIGSVLSAALGVVVLRRFGRQV; encoded by the coding sequence ATGCACAAACCCACCCCTCGTACTGAATCCCCGAACGCGCTGGCGTTCATCACGCGGTTTTTCGCCGCAGAGTCCGCTGGTGGCCTGATCCTGATGGCCGCTGCGCTGGCAGCCTTGATTGTTGCGAACTCGCCGTTGGCTGACAGCTATTTTGCCGCATTGCATGCGGTAGTCGCGGGGCTCTCGGTTTCGCACTGGATCAACGACGGCCTGATGGCGATCTTCTTCATGCTGGTCGGCCTGGAAATCAAACGGGAAATGCTGGCCGGCCAGCTTGCGTCCTGGAGCCAGCGAGCATTGCCGGGTTTCGCCGCGTTGGGCGGCATGGTGGTTCCGGCACTGATCTACGTGGCATTCAACTGGGGCCAGCCAGACACCATCGGCGGCTGGGCCATTCCGGCGGCGACCGACATCGCCTTCGCGCTGGGTGTGCTGTCCTTGCTTGGCAAGCGCGTGCCGCTGTCCCTCAAGATATTTCTGTCTGCCCTGGCGATCCTCGATGACCTCGGCGCGGTACTGATCATCGCGCTTTTCTACACCAGCGACCTGTCGATCCCCATGCTGCTGGCAGCGTTTGCCAGCATTGCCGTACTGGTGGCACTGAACCGACTAGGCGTGAAAAAACTGCTGCCCTACCTGATCATTGGCGCGCTGCTGTGGTTTTTCATGCTCCAGTCCGGCATCCATGCCACCCTCGCAGGCGTTGCGCTGGCGCTGTGCATTCCGCTCGGCAAACCTGACGAAGAGGCCAGCTCGCCGCTGCTGCATCTTGAAGAGAAACTGCATCCATGGGTCGCTTTCGCCGTCGTGCCGATTTTCGGATTCGCCAACGCCGGCGTGTCGCTGTCAGGCATCACCGCAGAGAAGCTGGTTGACCCGGTGCCGCTTGGCGTCGCCCTCGGGCTGTTGATCGGCAAACAGGTCGGCATCTTCGCCCTGGCTGCGCTGGCCATCCGCGCCGGCCTGGCTCGCTTGCCCGACGGCAGCAACTGGGGTCAGCTTTACGGTGTTGCAGCACTGTGCGGCATCGGCTTCACCATGAGCCTGTTCATCGGCGCACTGGCCTTCCCGGGCTCACCGGAACTGGTAGACGAGGTGAAGGTGGGTGTGTTGATTGGCTCGGTATTGTCGGCTGCGTTGGGCGTTGTGGTGTTGCGCAGGTTTGGGCGGCAGGTGTGA
- a CDS encoding GNAT family N-acetyltransferase gives MTLHIRPATPSDTPAISRLILTTLRTSNAMDYPVSVIERVEQSFTPEALAVLMLRRLVFVAAAGEVIVGTASLDGRAVRSVFVDPEWHRHGVGRLLMCEVERVARGNGVLSLVVPSSLTAQGFYVALGFEVVREQQHGEERTLIMERKLSV, from the coding sequence ATGACTCTCCACATCCGTCCTGCCACCCCATCAGACACACCCGCCATCAGCCGTCTGATCCTGACCACGCTGCGCACCAGCAACGCCATGGATTACCCCGTCAGTGTTATCGAGCGCGTGGAGCAGAGTTTCACCCCGGAGGCATTAGCCGTATTGATGTTGCGGCGTCTTGTGTTTGTCGCCGCAGCGGGGGAGGTTATCGTCGGAACCGCGAGCCTGGACGGGCGGGCTGTGCGTTCGGTGTTTGTTGATCCCGAATGGCACCGGCATGGGGTGGGACGGCTATTGATGTGTGAGGTCGAGCGGGTTGCCCGTGGGAATGGCGTGTTGTCTCTGGTGGTGCCGTCATCGTTGACTGCACAGGGGTTCTACGTCGCGCTGGGTTTTGAGGTCGTGCGCGAGCAACAGCATGGCGAGGAGCGTACCTTGATCATGGAGCGGAAGTTAAGCGTCTGA
- the katG gene encoding catalase/peroxidase HPI: protein MSTESKCPFNHAAGGGTTNRDWWPKQLNLKILHQHSSLSDPMGESFDYAKEFKSLDFEAVKQDLRDVMTQSQDWWPADFGHYGPFFVRMAWHSAGTYRTGDGRGGAGAGQQRFAPLNSWPDNVSLDKARRLIWPVKQKYGRKISWADLIVLTGNVALESMGFKTFGFSGGRPDVWEPEEDVYWGSETTWLGGEERYGAQKKMQQPGDGTLVAEPENHANEESRTASGERNLENPLAAVQMGLIYVNPEGPEGVPDPVASARDIRETFGRMAMNDEETVALIAGGHAFGKTHGAGPADNVGPEPEAAGLELQGLGWVNKFGTGKGGDTITSGLEVTWTSTPTQWSNEYLENLFAFDWELTKSPAGAHQWTPKNGAGAGKIPDAHDPSKRHAPSMLTSDLALRFDPAYEQISRRFLANPEQLADAFARAWFKLTHRDMGPLARYLGPEMPAEELLWQDPIPNVDHALVDDQDVAALKAKILASGLSVSQLVSTAWAAASTFRGSDKRGGANGGRLRLAPQKDWAVNQPAQLASVLKTLEGIQNEFNTAQSGGKKVSIADLIVLAGNAGVEQAAKNAGQQVTVPFTPGRADASQEQTDVESFSFLEPIADGFRNYQKGRYKVSAESLLVDKAQLLTLTAPEMSVLLGGMRVLNTNVGQTKHGVFTHQPEALTNDFFKNLLDMGVEWKATSGANDTFEARDRKTGEVKWTGSRVDLVFGSHAQLRAISEVYGSSDANEKFVKDFVAAWTKVMNLDRFDLA from the coding sequence ATGTCAACTGAATCGAAGTGCCCTTTCAACCACGCTGCTGGCGGCGGCACCACCAACCGTGACTGGTGGCCGAAGCAGCTGAATCTGAAGATTCTGCATCAGCATTCCTCGCTCTCTGACCCGATGGGCGAGAGTTTTGACTACGCCAAAGAATTCAAAAGCCTGGATTTCGAAGCGGTCAAACAAGACCTGCGCGATGTCATGACTCAATCCCAGGACTGGTGGCCGGCTGACTTCGGTCATTACGGTCCCTTTTTCGTTCGCATGGCCTGGCACAGCGCCGGCACATACCGGACCGGTGACGGTCGTGGCGGTGCTGGTGCCGGTCAGCAGCGCTTTGCGCCGCTCAACAGCTGGCCTGACAACGTCAGCCTGGACAAGGCCCGTCGTCTGATCTGGCCGGTAAAGCAGAAGTATGGCCGCAAGATTTCCTGGGCTGACCTGATCGTGCTCACCGGTAACGTTGCGCTGGAGTCGATGGGCTTCAAGACCTTCGGTTTTTCCGGTGGTCGTCCTGACGTCTGGGAACCGGAAGAAGATGTGTACTGGGGCTCCGAGACCACTTGGCTGGGTGGCGAAGAGCGTTACGGCGCGCAGAAGAAGATGCAGCAACCGGGCGACGGCACGTTGGTGGCCGAACCGGAAAATCACGCTAACGAAGAAAGCCGTACTGCTAGTGGCGAACGTAATCTGGAAAACCCGCTTGCCGCTGTGCAGATGGGCTTGATCTACGTGAACCCGGAAGGCCCGGAAGGTGTTCCTGATCCGGTTGCTTCGGCAAGGGATATCCGTGAAACCTTCGGCCGCATGGCGATGAATGACGAAGAGACCGTGGCGCTGATCGCCGGTGGTCACGCGTTCGGCAAGACTCACGGTGCAGGCCCGGCTGACAACGTCGGTCCGGAGCCGGAAGCGGCCGGTCTTGAGTTGCAGGGCCTGGGCTGGGTCAACAAGTTTGGCACCGGTAAAGGTGGTGACACCATCACCAGCGGCCTGGAAGTGACCTGGACTTCGACGCCAACTCAGTGGAGCAACGAGTACCTCGAAAACCTCTTTGCTTTCGACTGGGAGCTGACCAAAAGCCCGGCGGGCGCACACCAGTGGACACCGAAAAACGGCGCTGGCGCTGGCAAGATTCCGGATGCCCATGACCCAAGCAAACGTCACGCGCCAAGCATGCTGACGTCTGACCTGGCGCTGCGTTTCGATCCGGCTTACGAGCAGATCTCGCGCCGCTTCCTGGCTAACCCTGAGCAACTGGCCGACGCATTTGCCCGTGCCTGGTTCAAGCTGACTCACCGTGACATGGGCCCGCTCGCCCGCTACCTCGGTCCGGAAATGCCAGCCGAAGAGCTGCTCTGGCAAGACCCGATTCCAAACGTCGATCACGCGCTGGTCGATGATCAGGATGTTGCCGCGCTCAAGGCGAAGATTCTCGCGTCGGGCCTGTCGGTTTCGCAGTTGGTGTCGACCGCATGGGCAGCCGCTTCCACCTTCCGTGGCTCCGACAAGCGCGGCGGTGCCAACGGTGGCCGTCTGCGTCTCGCTCCGCAGAAGGACTGGGCCGTCAACCAGCCTGCGCAGTTGGCGAGCGTACTGAAGACCCTTGAGGGTATTCAGAATGAGTTCAACACTGCTCAGTCGGGTGGCAAGAAGGTCTCCATCGCCGATCTGATTGTTCTGGCCGGTAATGCAGGCGTCGAACAAGCCGCGAAGAACGCAGGCCAGCAGGTTACGGTTCCGTTCACACCGGGTCGTGCAGACGCTTCTCAAGAGCAGACCGATGTTGAGTCGTTCAGCTTCCTTGAGCCGATTGCCGATGGCTTCCGCAACTATCAGAAAGGCCGTTACAAGGTGTCGGCTGAGTCGCTGCTGGTAGACAAGGCGCAGCTGCTGACGCTGACTGCACCAGAAATGTCGGTGCTGCTGGGCGGTATGCGGGTCTTGAACACCAACGTAGGGCAGACCAAACATGGCGTGTTCACGCACCAGCCAGAAGCCCTGACCAACGACTTCTTCAAGAACCTGCTGGACATGGGTGTCGAGTGGAAAGCGACTTCGGGTGCCAACGACACCTTCGAAGCACGTGACCGCAAGACCGGCGAAGTGAAGTGGACCGGCTCTCGTGTCGATCTGGTCTTCGGCTCACACGCTCAACTGCGTGCGATCTCCGAGGTGTATGGCAGCTCGGACGCAAACGAGAAGTTCGTTAAAGACTTCGTGGCCGCCTGGACCAAGGTGATGAACCTGGACCGTTTCGATCTGGCCTGA
- a CDS encoding GAF domain-containing protein gives MNSNLTSAELAVISEIEATSSLLRLVTRLTGLRFAAIAKVTDSSWTACAVYDEINFGLEPGHELKLEATLCNELRQHRQPIVINELATDAVYAEHPVPKLYGFQSYFSLPIVFPNGDFFGTLCGLDTLPAQLDDHDTLDTLKVFCTLIASTLYAHYQLQEIQEVTA, from the coding sequence TTGAATAGCAACCTGACTTCAGCAGAGCTGGCAGTCATCAGTGAAATCGAAGCCACTTCCAGCCTCTTGCGGCTGGTTACCCGCCTGACGGGGTTGAGATTTGCAGCGATTGCGAAAGTGACTGATAGCAGTTGGACCGCGTGCGCAGTCTACGACGAAATCAATTTCGGACTGGAACCGGGTCACGAGCTCAAGCTTGAAGCCACGCTGTGCAATGAACTGCGCCAGCACAGGCAGCCCATTGTCATCAACGAGCTGGCTACCGATGCGGTTTACGCAGAGCACCCCGTTCCAAAGCTCTACGGCTTCCAGAGCTATTTTTCGTTGCCCATCGTTTTTCCCAATGGCGATTTCTTCGGCACGCTGTGCGGCCTGGACACTCTGCCGGCGCAACTCGACGATCACGACACCCTCGACACCCTGAAAGTATTCTGCACACTGATCGCCAGTACGCTGTATGCGCACTACCAGTTGCAGGAAATTCAAGAGGTCACCGCCTGA
- a CDS encoding methyl-accepting chemotaxis protein → MTSLNLMSKNLRETIQQISGASAQLSTAAVEMTSITESADRTLQQQNSEIEQAATAVNEMSAAVEEVARNATSTSEAAQQSSVSADLGNQRVSETLIAMQNLTGLVEGSSAQVTALAGQAQDISKVLGVIRGIAEQTNLLALNAAIEAARAGEQGRGFAVVADEVRALAHRTQTSTQEVEQMISAIQAGSSATVESMQKSTLEVHNTRKTAEDAGQSLRQITDSVLEINNRNLQIATASEQQAHVARDVDRSLISIRNLAVQSSEGTRQTLEASNELSELAVNLNDLVLRFKT, encoded by the coding sequence ATGACCTCGCTGAACCTGATGTCGAAAAACCTGCGCGAGACCATTCAGCAAATCTCCGGCGCGTCGGCTCAACTGAGCACCGCCGCCGTCGAAATGACTTCAATCACCGAAAGCGCCGACCGCACCCTGCAACAACAGAACAGCGAAATCGAACAGGCCGCGACTGCCGTAAACGAAATGAGTGCTGCCGTAGAGGAGGTCGCTCGTAATGCTACGTCCACGTCTGAAGCGGCTCAACAGTCCAGCGTCTCTGCCGACCTGGGTAACCAGCGCGTTTCGGAAACCCTGATCGCCATGCAGAACCTGACCGGACTGGTTGAAGGTTCATCCGCACAGGTCACCGCCCTCGCCGGTCAGGCACAGGACATCAGCAAGGTACTGGGCGTGATTCGCGGAATTGCAGAGCAGACTAACCTGCTGGCACTCAACGCCGCCATCGAAGCTGCTCGCGCAGGTGAACAGGGTCGCGGGTTTGCAGTGGTGGCTGATGAAGTTCGGGCACTGGCGCATCGCACACAAACCTCTACCCAGGAAGTGGAACAGATGATCTCGGCGATCCAGGCGGGCTCGTCCGCTACCGTCGAATCCATGCAGAAGAGCACGCTGGAAGTTCACAACACTCGTAAAACGGCAGAGGACGCCGGGCAATCACTGCGCCAGATCACCGATTCGGTATTGGAGATCAACAACCGCAACCTGCAAATCGCCACCGCCTCTGAACAACAAGCGCATGTAGCGCGGGACGTGGACAGAAGCCTGATCAGCATCCGCAACCTGGCCGTGCAAAGCAGCGAAGGCACACGCCAGACGCTGGAAGCCAGTAACGAGCTTTCTGAGCTAGCGGTAAATCTGAATGATTTGGTATTACGATTCAAAACGTGA
- a CDS encoding sensor domain-containing phosphodiesterase, giving the protein MNASAPIPMNETQRLLRIRELCVLEDTSDEVLDEIVAMTAAFFQAPIALVSIVDENRQWFRSRVGMKAIETPRNVSFCAYTILSDTLFEVPNATIDERFMNNGLVTGHPDIRYYAGAPLITDDGLALGSLCVIDTQPREPMTEHQMQMLKGFASLVMKRIVSLRLSCFIDQPTGLYNRSRLQEDIQQALASGIDYQLVAVDMITSTFLNDIVKALGYSFSQDMVTEIKARLESLLPQGCSLYKVSPTRFGFLLPGDRVPDHLFRTLLRDFETPVECRGIPVLMQVGLGIVTLNRDPNGKQDWMRMAISAADDARDRDLGWAMYEPHFDAAQQRAFKLLSSLTTAVHAHDQLRLVYQPRIDLESGLCTSVEALLRWNHPTLGPIGPAEFVPLAEKTALMRPLSLWVLKSAIEQAARWQQQGFDFRIAINVSPEDLTGPAFTDRMIRLLGQHKIDPTRFELEFTEGALMHNPAEVRHQLERMRQMGMDVAIDDFGTGYSNWNYLRQLPATTVKLDQSLIRNLASDKTDQRLVKALIGLAKKLGYCVVAEGIETEEIRRLVKQWGCDEGQGYLIAKPMEANALVDWLGPTRRLQSVVEAAEAAITRDKRL; this is encoded by the coding sequence ATGAACGCCAGCGCCCCCATCCCGATGAATGAAACGCAACGCCTGTTGCGTATTAGGGAGCTGTGCGTCCTTGAAGATACGTCAGATGAGGTACTGGACGAGATCGTGGCGATGACCGCTGCGTTCTTTCAGGCGCCCATCGCGCTGGTCTCGATTGTTGACGAAAATCGCCAGTGGTTTCGCTCCAGGGTCGGTATGAAGGCCATAGAGACGCCGCGCAACGTTTCGTTTTGTGCCTATACGATCCTTTCCGACACGTTGTTCGAGGTGCCCAACGCCACGATCGACGAGCGTTTCATGAACAACGGTCTGGTCACCGGGCACCCTGATATCCGCTATTACGCCGGAGCCCCGCTGATTACTGATGACGGCTTGGCGCTGGGCAGTCTGTGTGTGATCGACACCCAGCCTCGCGAGCCTATGACCGAACACCAGATGCAGATGCTCAAGGGCTTTGCGTCACTGGTCATGAAGCGCATCGTCAGTCTGCGGCTCAGTTGCTTCATCGACCAGCCCACCGGCCTGTACAACCGGTCGCGCCTGCAGGAAGACATTCAGCAGGCGCTGGCGTCCGGTATCGATTACCAACTGGTGGCGGTGGACATGATCACCTCCACGTTCCTCAACGATATTGTCAAAGCGCTCGGTTACAGCTTCTCTCAGGACATGGTGACGGAGATCAAGGCGCGCCTGGAGAGCCTGTTACCGCAGGGTTGTTCACTGTACAAGGTCAGCCCTACCCGCTTCGGTTTTCTGCTGCCGGGGGACCGTGTGCCTGATCACCTGTTTCGCACCCTCCTGCGAGACTTCGAGACGCCGGTCGAATGCAGGGGCATTCCGGTGCTGATGCAGGTGGGTCTCGGAATCGTGACCTTGAATCGCGACCCGAATGGAAAACAGGACTGGATGCGCATGGCCATCAGCGCGGCTGACGACGCACGTGACCGCGATCTCGGCTGGGCGATGTACGAACCGCACTTCGATGCCGCCCAGCAACGCGCTTTCAAGTTGCTCAGTTCGCTGACCACCGCCGTGCATGCCCACGATCAGTTGCGCCTGGTTTATCAGCCCCGCATCGACCTCGAGTCCGGCCTGTGCACTTCGGTGGAAGCCTTGCTGCGCTGGAACCATCCGACGCTTGGCCCCATCGGCCCTGCCGAGTTTGTACCGCTGGCCGAAAAGACCGCCCTGATGCGCCCGCTGAGCCTGTGGGTATTGAAGAGCGCAATCGAACAGGCAGCACGCTGGCAGCAGCAGGGCTTCGACTTCCGCATTGCCATCAACGTCAGCCCGGAAGACCTCACCGGCCCAGCCTTTACCGACCGCATGATCCGCCTTTTGGGGCAGCACAAGATCGATCCGACCCGGTTTGAGCTGGAATTCACCGAAGGTGCGTTGATGCACAATCCGGCCGAAGTGCGCCACCAATTGGAACGCATGCGCCAGATGGGCATGGATGTCGCAATTGATGACTTCGGCACGGGCTACAGCAACTGGAATTATCTGCGCCAGTTGCCGGCCACCACGGTCAAACTTGACCAGTCCCTGATTCGTAATCTCGCGTCCGACAAGACTGATCAGCGGCTGGTTAAAGCATTAATCGGTCTGGCCAAGAAATTGGGCTACTGCGTCGTGGCTGAAGGTATCGAAACCGAAGAGATTCGCCGCCTGGTCAAGCAATGGGGCTGTGACGAGGGTCAAGGCTATCTGATTGCCAAGCCCATGGAGGCTAACGCACTGGTTGACTGGCTGGGCCCGACCCGTCGCCTTCAAAGCGTTGTCGAAGCGGCCGAAGCGGCGATAACCCGCGATAAGCGGTTATAA